In one Verrucomicrobiia bacterium genomic region, the following are encoded:
- a CDS encoding ribonuclease H-like domain-containing protein yields the protein MAKLVFDIETSALPLDRFDEAQQEYLFRECGKIAEEPARAARRLEIAQQCSLWPFTAQVVCIAMLNAETSRGQVLFTADDYEDAAEEAGPVEFVPCVDEIELLTAFWDVAKHYDHIVTFNGRGFDVPFIYLRSALLNVPISRKDWLGYRFQTEPHCDLAEQLTFYGVSGRDGAARRFNLDFYCKAFGIESPKSHGVTGRDINTLLDESRFREIAEYCLRDVRATVLLFQLWKERLAGIK from the coding sequence ATGGCCAAACTCGTTTTCGATATCGAGACTTCTGCCCTGCCGCTCGATCGCTTTGACGAGGCGCAGCAGGAGTACCTCTTCCGCGAGTGCGGCAAGATAGCCGAAGAACCGGCCCGCGCGGCGCGCCGGCTCGAAATTGCGCAGCAATGCAGCCTCTGGCCTTTTACGGCCCAGGTCGTCTGCATCGCCATGCTCAACGCCGAGACCTCGCGCGGCCAGGTGCTCTTCACGGCGGATGATTACGAGGACGCAGCCGAAGAGGCCGGGCCTGTTGAATTTGTGCCTTGCGTGGATGAAATCGAGCTGCTGACTGCTTTCTGGGACGTGGCCAAACATTACGACCATATCGTCACCTTCAACGGCCGCGGGTTCGATGTGCCGTTTATTTATTTGCGCTCGGCCCTCCTGAACGTGCCTATCTCGCGCAAAGATTGGCTGGGCTATCGTTTCCAAACCGAGCCGCATTGCGACCTGGCCGAGCAACTGACCTTTTACGGTGTCAGCGGGCGCGATGGGGCGGCCCGGCGGTTCAACCTCGATTTTTATTGCAAGGCCTTCGGAATCGAATCACCCAAGAGCCATGGCGTGACGGGCCGCGATATCAACACGCTCCTCGACGAGAGCCGCTTCCGCGAAATCGCCGAGTACTGCCTGCGCGATGTCCGGGCAACGGTCCTGCTGTTCCAGCTC
- a CDS encoding 2,3-bisphosphoglycerate-independent phosphoglycerate mutase, with protein sequence MNLDALYAELTLKMKVKMALVVLDGVGDVATREQGYVTPLEAARTPNLDALSKDSAQGRMIPVAPGVTPGSGPGHLALFGYDPLEFQVGRGVIEALGLGLDLQAGDVAARANFCTLDQKGIVTDRRAGRIDTAVCEELCALLAQNVKKIGDTQVIIKAGKGHRFVVLFRGKGLEGPLSDADPHREGLPIPQVTPLNPKSLKAKKAAKLVADFYEAALPILAQKRPANGFLLRGIAHQPLIPSFQDRYGLRACCLAVYPMYKGLAQLVGMTKLEGPQKIGEQFERYLAEYDNFDYFFIHFKYTDMYGEDGNFAAKRKAVEELDTALPILLRKRPDVLAITGDHSTPCAMKGHSWHPQPVLLHSACSGSDKLERFTETGANTGSLGLFEAKYLIRLMQANAKLFDKFGA encoded by the coding sequence ATGAATTTGGATGCATTGTATGCGGAACTGACGTTGAAAATGAAGGTGAAGATGGCGCTGGTGGTGCTGGATGGGGTGGGGGATGTCGCCACACGCGAGCAGGGGTACGTGACACCACTGGAGGCCGCGCGCACCCCTAACCTGGATGCATTGAGCAAAGACTCCGCCCAGGGCCGAATGATACCCGTCGCGCCGGGCGTCACTCCGGGCAGCGGCCCAGGCCATCTGGCCTTGTTTGGCTATGATCCGCTGGAATTCCAGGTCGGGCGCGGGGTGATTGAGGCCCTCGGCCTTGGCCTCGATTTGCAGGCCGGTGATGTGGCGGCGCGCGCTAATTTCTGCACGCTGGACCAAAAGGGGATCGTCACCGATCGACGGGCGGGCCGGATTGACACAGCCGTTTGCGAAGAGTTGTGCGCGTTACTGGCTCAGAACGTCAAAAAGATTGGCGATACCCAGGTCATCATTAAGGCAGGCAAAGGCCACCGGTTTGTGGTGTTGTTCCGGGGCAAGGGACTTGAAGGGCCACTGAGCGACGCGGACCCGCATCGCGAAGGTTTGCCAATCCCGCAGGTTACGCCGCTCAATCCCAAATCGCTTAAGGCCAAAAAGGCTGCGAAGTTGGTGGCGGACTTTTACGAAGCCGCCTTGCCGATTTTGGCGCAGAAAAGGCCCGCAAACGGATTTTTGCTGCGGGGCATTGCGCATCAGCCGCTCATCCCGAGCTTCCAGGACCGCTACGGTTTGCGCGCCTGCTGCCTGGCCGTGTATCCGATGTACAAGGGCCTGGCCCAACTGGTTGGCATGACCAAGCTCGAAGGTCCGCAAAAGATTGGCGAGCAGTTCGAGCGTTACCTGGCCGAGTACGACAACTTTGATTACTTCTTCATCCATTTTAAATATACCGATATGTATGGAGAAGACGGCAACTTTGCTGCCAAACGAAAAGCCGTGGAGGAACTGGACACCGCGTTGCCCATCCTGCTGCGCAAGAGGCCCGATGTGCTCGCCATAACCGGGGATCACTCCACGCCTTGCGCCATGAAAGGCCATTCCTGGCATCCTCAACCGGTCCTGCTGCATTCGGCCTGCTCCGGCTCGGACAAGCTCGAGCGTTTCACTGAAACCGGGGCCAACACGGGTTCGCTTGGTTTGTTCGAGGCCAAGTACCTCATTCGTTTGATGCAGGCCAATGCCAAGCTGTTTGATAAGTTTGGTGCCTAA